The following proteins are encoded in a genomic region of uncultured Ilyobacter sp.:
- a CDS encoding HepT-like ribonuclease domain-containing protein, which translates to MSRSKHYYNYIIDIFDRIERIKNKTKQTSFENFIENSDFQEIIEYNLLIIGEAVSKIPSEVLIKYNSDPLYWRQIKDMRNFLIHQYWGVSLEMVYQVATVDILDLEKFIEKMIIKEKENLE; encoded by the coding sequence ATGTCTAGAAGTAAGCATTATTATAATTACATAATTGACATTTTTGATCGTATAGAAAGAATTAAAAATAAAACAAAACAAACTTCATTTGAAAATTTTATAGAAAATTCTGATTTTCAAGAAATTATTGAATATAATCTTTTAATTATAGGAGAAGCTGTTTCTAAAATTCCAAGTGAAGTATTAATAAAATATAATTCTGACCCTCTTTACTGGAGGCAAATAAAAGATATGAGAAATTTTCTTATCCATCAATATTGGGGTGTAAGTTTAGAAATGGTTTATCAAGTAGCAACAGTTGACATCTTAGATTTAGAAAAATTTATAGAAAAAATGATTATAAAAGAAAAAGAAAATCTGGAGTAA
- a CDS encoding nucleotidyltransferase domain-containing protein, with the protein MNIEKNEIINKLKINKNTLEKFGVRRIGLFGSYATETAKEDSDIDILIDLSTDKGMYQNYCKTKYFLEDLFHKEIDLITLNQFEQEYKTKIARDNQKKIREEILESVIYV; encoded by the coding sequence ATGAATATAGAAAAAAATGAAATTATAAATAAATTAAAAATAAATAAAAATACCTTAGAAAAATTTGGTGTGAGAAGGATAGGATTATTTGGTTCTTATGCAACTGAAACAGCTAAAGAAGACAGTGATATAGATATTTTAATAGATTTATCTACAGATAAAGGAATGTATCAAAATTACTGTAAAACAAAATATTTCTTAGAGGATTTATTCCATAAAGAAATCGACTTAATAACACTAAATCAATTTGAACAAGAGTACAAAACAAAAATAGCCAGAGACAACCAAAAGAAAATAAGAGAGGAAATTTTGGAGAGTGTTATTTATGTCTAG